A section of the Pseudomonas flavescens genome encodes:
- the dgcB gene encoding dimethylglycine demethylation protein DgcB, protein MLGTLLPILLFAALGLAVLGAAKRFFMWRRGRPAQVDWLGGLLNMPRRYLVDLHHVVERDAYMSKTHVATAGGFVLAAVLAIVVHGFGLHNRILGFALLAATACMFVGALFVAKRRRNPPARLSKGPWMRLPKSLLMFSASFFIATLPVAGILPTDFGGWVLAALLAVGVAWGVCELFFGMTWGGPMKHAFAGALHLAWHRRSERFGGGRSTGLKALDLSDRKAPLGVEKPTDFTWNQLLGFDACVQCGKCEAMCPAFAAGQPLNPKKLIQDMVIGLAGGSDAKFAGSPYPGKPLGEHSGGPHQPIVSLQGKALVDADTLWSCTTCRACVEECPMMIEHVDAIVDMRRHLTLEKGSTPNKGAEVLENLIATDNPGGFAPGGRLNWAADLNLPLLSEKQRTDVLFWVGDGAFDMRNQRTLRAFVKILKASGVDFAVLGLEERDSGDVARRLGDEATFQQLANRNIATLAKYQFKTIVSCDPHSFHVLKNEYGALGGHYQVMHHSTFIESLMQRDLLPLGQHKGGSVTYHDPCYLGRYNGEYEAPRTVLKAIGIEVREMARSGFRSRCCGGGGGAPITDIPGKQRIPDMRMEDIKETGAELVAVGCPQCTVMLEGVVEPRPQIKDIAELVAEVLIENDVLQKQPAPRRELAEVP, encoded by the coding sequence ATGCTTGGCACCCTTCTCCCCATCCTGCTCTTCGCCGCCCTCGGCCTGGCCGTACTCGGCGCCGCGAAACGCTTCTTCATGTGGCGCCGTGGCCGACCCGCCCAGGTCGACTGGCTCGGCGGCCTGCTGAACATGCCGCGGCGCTATCTGGTCGATCTGCACCACGTGGTCGAGCGTGACGCCTACATGTCGAAAACCCACGTGGCGACGGCGGGCGGCTTCGTGCTTGCCGCCGTGCTGGCGATCGTCGTGCATGGTTTCGGCCTGCACAACCGCATCCTTGGCTTCGCCCTGCTGGCCGCGACGGCCTGCATGTTCGTTGGCGCCCTGTTCGTCGCCAAACGCAGACGCAATCCGCCGGCGCGGCTGTCGAAAGGCCCGTGGATGCGCCTGCCGAAAAGCCTGCTGATGTTCTCCGCGAGCTTCTTCATCGCCACGCTGCCGGTGGCCGGCATTCTGCCCACCGACTTCGGCGGCTGGGTGCTTGCGGCACTCCTGGCCGTGGGCGTGGCTTGGGGGGTGTGCGAACTGTTCTTTGGCATGACCTGGGGCGGGCCGATGAAGCATGCCTTCGCCGGCGCCCTGCACCTGGCCTGGCACCGCCGCAGCGAACGCTTTGGCGGGGGTCGCTCCACCGGCCTCAAGGCACTCGACCTGAGCGATCGCAAAGCACCGCTGGGTGTGGAAAAACCCACCGACTTCACCTGGAACCAGTTGCTCGGCTTCGACGCCTGCGTGCAGTGCGGCAAGTGCGAGGCCATGTGCCCGGCCTTCGCGGCTGGCCAGCCACTGAACCCGAAGAAACTGATCCAGGACATGGTCATCGGCCTGGCCGGTGGCAGCGACGCCAAGTTCGCCGGCTCGCCCTATCCTGGCAAACCACTCGGTGAGCACAGCGGCGGCCCGCATCAGCCCATCGTCTCGCTGCAGGGCAAGGCGCTGGTCGATGCCGACACCCTGTGGTCATGCACCACCTGCCGCGCCTGCGTGGAGGAGTGCCCGATGATGATCGAGCATGTCGATGCCATCGTCGACATGCGCCGCCACCTGACCCTGGAGAAAGGCTCGACGCCGAACAAGGGTGCCGAGGTACTGGAAAACCTCATCGCCACCGACAACCCGGGCGGCTTCGCACCGGGCGGACGGCTGAACTGGGCCGCTGACCTGAACCTGCCGCTGCTCAGCGAGAAACAACGCACCGACGTGCTGTTCTGGGTCGGCGACGGCGCCTTCGACATGCGCAACCAGCGCACCCTGCGCGCCTTCGTGAAGATCCTCAAGGCGTCCGGGGTGGACTTCGCCGTGCTCGGCCTGGAGGAACGCGACAGCGGTGACGTGGCGCGCCGTCTCGGCGACGAGGCGACCTTCCAGCAACTGGCCAACCGCAATATCGCCACCCTGGCCAAGTACCAGTTCAAGACCATCGTCTCCTGCGACCCGCACAGCTTTCACGTGCTGAAGAACGAGTACGGCGCCCTGGGCGGCCATTATCAGGTCATGCACCACAGCACCTTCATCGAATCGTTGATGCAGCGCGACCTGCTGCCTCTCGGTCAACACAAGGGCGGCAGCGTGACCTATCACGACCCCTGCTACCTGGGCCGCTACAACGGCGAATATGAGGCGCCGCGCACGGTGCTCAAGGCCATCGGCATCGAAGTCAGGGAAATGGCCCGTTCCGGTTTCCGCTCACGCTGTTGTGGCGGTGGCGGCGGTGCGCCGATCACCGACATCCCCGGCAAGCAGCGGATTCCCGACATGCGCATGGAAGACATCAAGGAAACCGGTGCCGAACTGGTGGCCGTCGGCTGCCCGCAATGCACCGTGATGCTCGAAGGCGTGGTCGAACCGCGCCCGCAGATCAAGGACATCGCCGAGCTGGTGGCCGAGGTACTGATCGAAAACGACGTACTGCAAAAGCAACCAGCGCCGCGACGTGAACTGGCGGAGGTGCCGTGA
- the etfA gene encoding electron transfer flavoprotein subunit alpha: MSDLIRRDPRAEWIARNRLHPLHAALQTQQTQWLGPNGLVRKNPHAAAAGFIGPAGLKRIDRSGTQQGGSNKRQSASAEVQLPLHVVEQPAFVIAVVPDMVGGRLSSHDKDLLGLAHQLAGNDGAVLAVVFGEIRESTFETAGVDRLVHLDGDEYAGYSPEQRVLALRAVESQFAPRHWLLPDSRNGGGELGRRLAASLGERPATRVWQVRDGQSTGRAGAGREDIAQVAPRLILAAAECAEPVSESRHEARRVELSAQVARNLPRIEDLGSVAVDPAQIPMAEAEFILSGGNGVKDWALFHRAAATLGATEGASRVAVDDGHMPRGRQVGATGTWVTARVYMAVGISGAIQHLQGIGACDKVVAINLDPGCDMIKRADMAVIGDSAAILQALMERVEAHRQGARRDAA, from the coding sequence ATGAGTGACCTGATCCGCCGCGACCCGCGCGCCGAATGGATCGCACGCAATCGCCTGCATCCATTGCACGCCGCCCTGCAGACTCAGCAGACCCAGTGGCTCGGCCCCAACGGCCTGGTACGCAAGAATCCGCACGCCGCTGCCGCCGGCTTCATCGGCCCGGCCGGACTCAAGCGCATCGACCGCAGCGGCACGCAGCAGGGCGGCTCGAACAAGCGCCAGAGCGCCAGCGCGGAAGTGCAGTTGCCACTGCACGTGGTCGAGCAGCCAGCGTTCGTCATCGCCGTGGTGCCGGACATGGTCGGCGGCCGCCTGAGCAGCCACGACAAGGATCTGCTTGGCCTCGCCCACCAACTGGCTGGCAACGACGGCGCGGTACTTGCCGTGGTGTTTGGCGAAATCCGCGAAAGCACCTTCGAGACCGCAGGCGTGGACCGTCTGGTCCACCTCGATGGCGATGAGTACGCAGGCTACTCACCGGAGCAGCGCGTGCTTGCCCTGCGTGCCGTGGAAAGCCAGTTCGCGCCGCGTCACTGGTTGCTGCCGGACAGCCGCAACGGCGGCGGCGAACTGGGCCGACGCCTGGCTGCCAGCCTCGGCGAGCGCCCGGCGACGCGTGTCTGGCAGGTCCGGGACGGGCAAAGTACAGGCCGTGCTGGCGCGGGCCGCGAAGATATCGCCCAGGTAGCACCCCGCCTCATTCTTGCCGCTGCGGAATGCGCCGAACCGGTCAGCGAAAGTCGCCACGAAGCGCGGCGGGTCGAGCTGTCGGCGCAGGTCGCGCGCAACCTGCCGCGTATCGAAGACCTGGGCTCGGTGGCCGTCGACCCGGCGCAGATTCCCATGGCCGAAGCGGAGTTCATCCTCTCCGGCGGCAATGGCGTGAAGGACTGGGCCCTGTTCCATCGCGCCGCCGCGACGCTCGGCGCCACCGAAGGCGCCTCGCGGGTGGCAGTGGACGACGGCCACATGCCTCGCGGCCGCCAGGTCGGCGCCACCGGCACCTGGGTCACCGCCCGCGTGTACATGGCGGTCGGCATCTCCGGCGCGATCCAGCACCTGCAAGGCATCGGCGCCTGCGACAAGGTGGTGGCGATCAACCTCGACCCTGGCTGCGACATGATCAAGCGAGCGGACATGGCAGTGATCGGCGACTCCGCCGCCATCCTCCAGGCCTTGATGGAACGGGTCGAAGCCCATCGCCAGGGAGCCAGACGCGATGCCGCATGA
- the etfB gene encoding electron transfer flavoprotein subunit beta, producing the protein MAELNVVALVSIGAHPASGRPRRAEQDARAVELGLKLAGEKLNVVHAGDPHEETLRAYLGMGLPGLSVLEQTREADALPALAEHLQRAKAQLVLTGSQAETGEGSGMLPYLLAERLGWPLIVGLAEVESIEGGSAQVLQALPRGQRRRLKVRLPFVASVDGAAPAARQSAFGPARRGTVDNESVELVDDPLYADAQWQPARPRPKRLKVIKAKTGAERMKAATAKASGGAGQVLNGVSPQEGAEAIFKLLLDEGVLR; encoded by the coding sequence ATGGCTGAATTGAACGTCGTTGCCCTCGTCTCCATCGGCGCGCACCCGGCATCGGGACGGCCGCGGCGCGCCGAGCAGGATGCCCGCGCCGTGGAACTGGGCCTGAAGCTGGCAGGTGAAAAGCTCAATGTGGTGCATGCCGGCGATCCGCACGAAGAAACCCTGCGCGCCTACCTGGGCATGGGCCTGCCCGGCCTCAGCGTCCTCGAACAGACTCGCGAGGCCGATGCCCTGCCGGCCCTGGCCGAGCACCTGCAACGCGCCAAGGCACAGTTGGTGCTGACCGGCAGCCAGGCGGAAACCGGTGAAGGTTCGGGCATGCTGCCCTACCTGCTGGCCGAGCGTCTGGGCTGGCCGCTGATCGTTGGCCTGGCGGAAGTGGAAAGCATCGAAGGCGGCAGCGCCCAGGTGCTGCAGGCACTACCCCGGGGGCAACGGCGCCGGCTCAAGGTACGCCTGCCCTTCGTCGCCAGCGTCGACGGTGCGGCACCGGCCGCTCGCCAGAGCGCATTCGGCCCGGCCCGCCGCGGCACTGTGGATAATGAATCGGTGGAGCTGGTCGACGACCCGCTCTATGCCGATGCCCAGTGGCAACCGGCCCGTCCGCGACCCAAGCGCCTGAAGGTGATCAAGGCCAAGACCGGTGCCGAGCGCATGAAGGCGGCCACGGCCAAGGCTTCAGGTGGCGCAGGCCAGGTGCTCAACGGCGTCTCGCCACAGGAGGGCGCAGAGGCTATCTTCAAGTTGTTGCTGGACGAAGGCGTACTGCGCTGA
- a CDS encoding GlxA family transcriptional regulator, with product MSQFNQGAQLQSRVPQSIGFLLLDNFTLISLASAVEPLRMANQLSGKELYRWHTLTLNGLPVCASDGLQITPDACTANAPALSAVIVCGGVDIQRSVTREHVQWLQAQARQGRQMGAVCTGSWALAKAGLLDGYDCSVHWEFLAAMQEAFPRAAITTRLFSIDRNRNTSSGGTAPMDMMLHLIGREHGRELAAAISEMFIYERIRNEQDHQRVPLKHMLGTNQPKLQEIVALMEANLEEPIDLDQLALYVDVSRRQLERLFQKYLHCSPSRYYLKLRLIRARQLLKQTSMSIIEVASVCGFVSTPHFSKCYREYFGIPPRDERAGSSSNVISLVPIHDDLMHESSSAMSALSRAQGESTFASVRIL from the coding sequence ATGTCACAGTTCAATCAAGGAGCGCAGCTCCAGAGCCGTGTTCCCCAATCCATCGGGTTTCTCCTGTTGGACAATTTCACCCTGATCTCCCTGGCGTCTGCCGTGGAGCCCCTGCGCATGGCCAACCAGCTCTCCGGCAAGGAGCTGTATCGCTGGCACACCCTGACCCTCAATGGCTTGCCGGTGTGCGCCAGCGACGGTCTGCAGATCACCCCGGATGCCTGTACCGCCAACGCGCCAGCCCTGAGCGCGGTGATCGTCTGTGGCGGTGTGGACATCCAGCGCAGCGTCACCCGCGAACACGTGCAGTGGCTGCAGGCCCAGGCTCGTCAGGGCCGGCAGATGGGCGCGGTGTGTACGGGCAGCTGGGCGCTGGCCAAGGCCGGTTTGCTCGACGGCTACGATTGCAGCGTGCACTGGGAGTTTCTTGCCGCGATGCAGGAGGCCTTCCCCCGTGCGGCCATCACCACGCGGCTGTTCTCCATCGACCGCAACCGCAATACCTCGTCCGGCGGCACTGCGCCGATGGACATGATGCTGCACCTGATCGGCCGCGAGCATGGTCGCGAACTGGCAGCGGCGATCTCCGAGATGTTCATCTACGAGCGCATTCGCAACGAGCAGGATCATCAGCGCGTGCCGCTCAAGCACATGCTCGGCACCAATCAGCCGAAACTGCAGGAAATCGTCGCCCTGATGGAAGCCAACCTCGAGGAGCCCATCGACCTCGATCAACTGGCGCTCTACGTGGATGTTTCGCGTCGCCAGCTGGAACGGCTGTTCCAGAAGTACCTGCACTGCTCACCGTCGCGCTATTACCTGAAGCTGCGCCTGATACGCGCCCGGCAGTTGCTCAAGCAGACCTCGATGTCGATCATCGAAGTCGCCTCGGTCTGCGGCTTCGTCTCCACCCCGCACTTCTCCAAGTGCTACCGCGAGTACTTCGGCATTCCGCCGCGCGATGAGCGCGCCGGCAGCAGCTCGAACGTGATTTCCCTGGTGCCGATCCATGACGACCTGATGCACGAGTCGTCTTCCGCCATGTCCGCGCTCAGCCGTGCTCAGGGTGAGTCGACCTTCGCCAGCGTACGCATCCTCTGA
- a CDS encoding quaternary amine ABC transporter ATP-binding protein — MQSGKIVVENLYKVFGDKPQEAIDLLKQGWSKDRILAEKGAVIGVSDVSFSVEEGEIFVLMGLSGSGKSTLIRLINRLVEPTAGDVFIDGQNVAKLPKDQLIELRRRDMSMVFQSFALMPSRTVLDNAAFGLEVAGKGRKEREERAMQVLTQVGLDTFASKFPHELSGGMQQRVGLARALAVDPSMIIMDEAFSALDPLKRREMQDILLELQKTDRRTIIFVSHDIEEAMRIGSRIGIMEGGKLIQVGTPQELIDNPANEYVRNFFDTVDTSRYLTAGQLKSDSVPIYVHNGKAPDAQTVCRELQEQDKHYAFIVDEDNKFQGSISLEKIALLVEGGESCSLNQAVLKEINPVPEDMPLDQVIGRLVDNEGPIPVVDQDGNYSGAISKGRLLTRLQGE, encoded by the coding sequence ATGCAGTCTGGAAAAATCGTCGTCGAGAACCTCTACAAGGTGTTTGGCGACAAGCCGCAAGAAGCCATCGACCTGCTCAAGCAAGGTTGGAGCAAGGACAGAATTCTCGCCGAGAAAGGCGCCGTCATTGGCGTCAGCGACGTCTCGTTCAGCGTCGAGGAAGGTGAAATCTTCGTACTGATGGGCCTCTCCGGCTCCGGTAAATCCACCCTCATCCGCCTGATCAACCGGTTGGTCGAACCGACTGCCGGAGACGTCTTCATCGACGGGCAGAACGTCGCCAAGCTGCCCAAGGATCAACTGATCGAACTGCGCCGCCGCGACATGAGCATGGTCTTCCAGTCATTCGCACTGATGCCCTCGCGCACCGTTCTGGACAACGCCGCCTTCGGCCTCGAAGTGGCCGGCAAGGGCCGCAAGGAGCGCGAAGAGCGCGCCATGCAGGTCCTCACCCAGGTTGGTCTGGATACCTTCGCCAGCAAATTCCCCCACGAGCTCTCGGGCGGCATGCAACAGCGCGTCGGCCTGGCTCGCGCCCTGGCAGTCGACCCCTCGATGATCATCATGGATGAGGCCTTCTCGGCCCTCGACCCACTCAAGCGCCGCGAGATGCAGGACATCCTGCTCGAGCTGCAGAAGACCGACCGCCGCACCATCATCTTCGTGTCTCACGATATCGAAGAGGCCATGCGCATCGGCAGTCGCATCGGCATCATGGAAGGCGGCAAGCTGATTCAGGTCGGCACGCCACAGGAACTCATCGACAATCCTGCCAACGAATACGTGCGCAACTTCTTCGATACGGTCGACACCAGCCGCTATCTCACCGCTGGCCAGCTCAAGTCCGACAGCGTGCCGATCTACGTGCACAACGGTAAAGCGCCCGATGCGCAAACCGTTTGCCGTGAGCTGCAGGAACAGGACAAGCACTACGCCTTCATCGTCGACGAAGACAACAAGTTCCAAGGCTCCATCAGCCTGGAGAAGATCGCCCTGCTGGTCGAAGGCGGCGAATCCTGCTCCCTGAACCAGGCCGTGCTCAAGGAAATCAATCCGGTTCCCGAGGACATGCCACTGGATCAGGTGATCGGTCGCCTGGTGGACAACGAGGGTCCGATCCCGGTGGTCGACCAGGACGGCAATTACAGTGGCGCCATCAGCAAAGGCCGCCTCCTGACTCGTCTGCAGGGAGAATGA
- a CDS encoding ABC transporter permease — MSEKLDLGSWVNDSVQHLLDNYSGAFDSIGSVVSGFSEGIEAVLMLPPAWLLIAIFVALGLWRIGFRFAVFTAIAFVLIVMTGFWEQTVVTLGLTFSATLISLLMGIPLGIWAAKSERVSTIIRPILDFMQTMPAFVYLIPAAMLFGLGRVPGIIATVIFAMPPAVRLTSLGIRQVNKEIVEAGQSFGCNGRQLLFKVQLPNAMPSIMAGVNQTIMMALSMVIIASMVGAGGLGNDVLASIQRLDIGLGFESGMAVVLLAIILDRITESFGTPQTAANRAGWLNWLSARLQRQ; from the coding sequence ATGAGCGAGAAACTGGATCTGGGAAGCTGGGTCAACGACTCCGTACAACACCTGCTGGATAACTACAGCGGCGCTTTCGACAGCATCGGCAGCGTGGTCAGCGGCTTTTCCGAAGGTATCGAGGCGGTACTCATGCTGCCCCCGGCCTGGCTGCTGATCGCCATCTTCGTGGCCCTCGGCCTGTGGCGTATCGGCTTTCGCTTCGCGGTGTTCACCGCCATCGCCTTCGTGCTGATCGTCATGACCGGCTTCTGGGAGCAGACGGTAGTGACCCTCGGCCTGACCTTCTCGGCGACCCTGATCAGCTTGCTGATGGGTATTCCGCTGGGCATCTGGGCGGCCAAGAGCGAGCGCGTGTCGACCATCATCCGGCCGATTCTGGACTTCATGCAGACCATGCCGGCGTTCGTCTACCTGATCCCCGCGGCCATGCTGTTCGGCCTCGGTCGCGTGCCCGGCATCATCGCCACGGTGATCTTCGCCATGCCACCTGCGGTACGCCTGACCAGCCTGGGCATCCGCCAGGTCAACAAGGAAATCGTCGAGGCTGGCCAGTCGTTCGGCTGCAACGGTCGCCAACTGCTGTTCAAGGTGCAGCTGCCCAACGCGATGCCGTCGATCATGGCGGGCGTCAACCAGACCATCATGATGGCCCTGTCGATGGTGATCATCGCCTCCATGGTCGGCGCGGGCGGCCTGGGTAACGACGTGCTGGCCAGTATCCAGCGTCTGGACATCGGCCTGGGCTTCGAAAGCGGCATGGCCGTGGTCCTGCTGGCGATCATCCTCGACCGCATCACCGAGAGTTTCGGCACCCCGCAAACCGCGGCGAACCGTGCCGGCTGGCTGAACTGGTTGAGCGCTCGTCTGCAACGTCAGTAA
- a CDS encoding choline ABC transporter substrate-binding protein: MNNFYKVAGVGVLSCVLMQGAWAQEPASCKQVRFAEIGWADIAATTGVAMTLTEGLGYQPRKTMASVPIAFTGVKNKQIDVFLGYWAPSMDSVIEPFTKDNSVKVLPKANLEGAKYTLAVPTYAAEAGLKSFQDIAKFKDQLGGKIYGIEPGNDGNLLIEGMIKGNTFDLGDFKMIESSEAGMLVQVQRAIRKKEPVVFLGWAPHPMNTQQDITYLSGGDDVFGPDYGAAKVYTVVPPDYEARCANVGKLLNNLQFNVDIESQLMEKVLEKKDPAEVAKEWIKANPQALDAWLEGVTTFDGQDGVAAVKKFVGL, encoded by the coding sequence ATGAACAACTTTTACAAGGTGGCGGGCGTAGGTGTGCTGTCCTGCGTGCTGATGCAGGGCGCCTGGGCTCAAGAGCCGGCAAGCTGCAAGCAGGTGCGTTTCGCCGAGATCGGCTGGGCCGACATCGCTGCTACCACCGGTGTGGCCATGACGCTGACCGAAGGCCTCGGCTATCAGCCGCGCAAGACCATGGCCTCGGTGCCAATCGCCTTCACCGGTGTGAAGAACAAGCAGATCGACGTGTTCCTCGGTTACTGGGCGCCATCCATGGACTCGGTGATCGAGCCGTTCACCAAGGACAACAGCGTCAAGGTCCTGCCCAAGGCCAACCTCGAAGGCGCCAAGTACACCCTGGCCGTGCCGACCTATGCAGCCGAAGCGGGCCTGAAGAGCTTTCAGGACATCGCCAAGTTCAAGGATCAGCTGGGCGGCAAGATCTACGGCATCGAGCCGGGCAACGACGGCAACCTGCTGATCGAAGGCATGATCAAGGGCAACACCTTCGATCTCGGCGATTTCAAGATGATCGAGTCCAGCGAGGCCGGCATGCTGGTGCAGGTGCAGCGCGCGATTCGCAAGAAAGAGCCGGTGGTCTTCCTCGGCTGGGCACCGCACCCGATGAACACCCAGCAGGACATCACCTACCTGTCCGGTGGTGACGACGTGTTCGGCCCGGATTATGGCGCCGCCAAGGTTTACACCGTGGTACCGCCGGATTACGAAGCGCGCTGCGCCAACGTCGGCAAACTGCTGAACAACCTGCAGTTCAACGTCGATATCGAAAGCCAGCTGATGGAAAAAGTGCTGGAGAAGAAAGACCCGGCCGAGGTGGCCAAGGAGTGGATCAAGGCTAACCCGCAGGCGCTCGACGCCTGGCTGGAAGGCGTGACCACGTTCGATGGCCAGGATGGCGTTGCTGCAGTGAAGAAATTCGTCGGGCTCTGA
- a CDS encoding glycine betaine ABC transporter substrate-binding protein, translating into MQRFKRLCLQSLGVAALAMGMSSAMAADKPALKIGYVNGWDDSVAVTHVAGEILKTKLGYDVTLQPVEPAIMWQGLARGDLDVTLSAWLPATHGEYFEKLKDKVTVLGTNYDGAKIGLIVPDYVEAKTIADLEKYAKDFDGKITGIDAGAGVMRRAEDAIKEYDLKSIKLMPSSGPAMATALTRAEKAQKPIVVTGWIPHWMFAQWKLRFLEDPKNVFGEAEHVDTVANPALEAKAPEAVAFLKKLSWSAEEVGAVMLSIRDGVKPEEAAKQWIAKNPDRVAEWLK; encoded by the coding sequence ATGCAAAGATTCAAACGCCTCTGCCTGCAGAGCCTCGGCGTCGCCGCCCTGGCCATGGGCATGTCCAGCGCCATGGCAGCGGACAAACCCGCCCTGAAGATCGGCTACGTGAATGGCTGGGACGACAGCGTCGCCGTCACCCACGTCGCGGGCGAAATTCTCAAGACCAAACTCGGTTACGACGTCACCCTGCAGCCGGTAGAACCCGCCATCATGTGGCAGGGCCTGGCCCGCGGCGACCTCGACGTGACCCTCTCCGCCTGGCTGCCAGCCACCCACGGCGAATACTTCGAGAAGCTCAAGGACAAGGTCACCGTCCTGGGCACCAACTACGACGGCGCCAAGATCGGTCTGATCGTGCCGGACTACGTGGAAGCCAAGACCATCGCTGACCTGGAAAAATACGCCAAGGACTTCGACGGCAAGATCACCGGTATCGATGCCGGCGCTGGCGTGATGCGCCGTGCCGAAGACGCGATCAAGGAATACGACCTCAAGAGCATCAAGCTGATGCCGAGCTCGGGCCCGGCCATGGCCACCGCCCTGACCCGCGCCGAGAAAGCCCAGAAGCCCATCGTGGTGACCGGCTGGATCCCCCACTGGATGTTCGCGCAATGGAAGCTGCGCTTCCTGGAAGACCCGAAAAACGTCTTCGGCGAAGCCGAGCACGTCGACACCGTCGCCAACCCGGCCCTGGAAGCCAAGGCGCCGGAAGCCGTGGCTTTCCTCAAGAAGCTGTCCTGGAGCGCCGAGGAAGTGGGCGCGGTAATGCTGTCCATCCGCGACGGCGTGAAGCCGGAAGAAGCGGCCAAGCAGTGGATCGCCAAGAACCCGGATCGCGTCGCCGAATGGCTGAAGTGA
- the modA gene encoding molybdate ABC transporter substrate-binding protein, with protein sequence MRNRLVHPLFVLCASLAMAGNALADQVQVAVAANFTAPMQAIASAFEKDTGHSVQASYGATGQFYAQISNGAPFEVFLSADDSTPAKLEKEGQSVDGSRFTYAIGKLVLWSPKDGVVDDRGAVLEKGDFKHLSIANPKAAPYGLAATQTLAKLGLSDALKGKIVEGQNITQALQFVSTGNAELGFVALSQVYKDDQITSGSAWVVPETMYEPIRQDALILKKGATNPAAKALVDYLKGPKAAEIIKAYGYQL encoded by the coding sequence ATGCGCAACCGCCTCGTTCATCCACTTTTCGTTCTTTGCGCCAGCCTGGCCATGGCGGGCAACGCCCTGGCCGATCAGGTACAGGTGGCGGTCGCCGCCAACTTCACCGCGCCGATGCAGGCCATTGCCAGCGCGTTCGAGAAGGACACCGGGCACAGCGTGCAAGCCTCCTACGGGGCCACCGGGCAGTTCTACGCGCAGATCAGCAACGGTGCGCCCTTCGAGGTCTTTCTCTCGGCCGACGACAGCACCCCGGCCAAGCTCGAGAAAGAAGGCCAGAGCGTGGACGGTTCGCGCTTCACCTACGCCATCGGCAAGCTGGTGCTGTGGTCGCCGAAAGACGGCGTCGTCGATGACAGGGGCGCCGTGCTCGAGAAAGGCGACTTCAAGCACCTGTCCATCGCCAATCCGAAGGCTGCGCCCTATGGTCTGGCCGCCACTCAGACCCTGGCCAAGCTGGGCCTGAGCGACGCCCTGAAGGGCAAGATCGTCGAAGGCCAGAACATCACCCAGGCGCTGCAGTTCGTCTCCACCGGCAACGCCGAGCTGGGCTTCGTCGCCCTCTCCCAGGTGTACAAGGATGACCAGATCACCAGTGGTTCGGCCTGGGTAGTGCCCGAAACGATGTACGAGCCGATCCGCCAGGACGCGCTCATCCTCAAGAAAGGCGCCACCAACCCGGCAGCCAAGGCACTGGTCGATTACCTGAAGGGCCCGAAAGCCGCCGAAATCATCAAGGCCTACGGCTACCAGCTTTGA
- the modB gene encoding molybdate ABC transporter permease subunit — translation MPLGPNDFAAILLTLELATLTTVLLLLVGTPIAWWLSRTDSWLKRPIGAIVALPLVLPPTVIGFYLLISMGPNGFFGQLTQALGLGTLTFTFAGLLIGSVFYSLPFVVQPLQNAFEAMGRAPLEAAATLRAGPWDTFFSVVLPLARPGFLTAAILGFAHTVGEFGVVLMIGGNIPGKTQVASVQIYNHVETMEYAQAHWLAGGMVAFSFLVLLALYSSGRRGQKAWT, via the coding sequence ATGCCCCTGGGGCCCAACGATTTCGCCGCCATTCTCCTCACGCTGGAACTGGCCACCCTGACCACGGTGCTGTTGCTGCTGGTCGGCACGCCCATCGCCTGGTGGCTGTCGCGTACCGATTCCTGGCTGAAGCGACCGATCGGCGCCATCGTCGCCCTGCCGCTGGTGCTGCCGCCGACAGTGATCGGCTTCTACCTGCTGATCAGCATGGGCCCCAACGGCTTCTTCGGCCAACTGACCCAGGCACTCGGCCTGGGTACCCTGACCTTCACCTTCGCCGGGCTGCTTATCGGCTCGGTGTTCTATTCCCTGCCGTTCGTGGTGCAGCCGTTGCAGAACGCCTTCGAAGCCATGGGCCGTGCACCGCTGGAGGCAGCGGCAACGCTGCGCGCCGGCCCCTGGGACACCTTTTTCAGCGTGGTGCTGCCGCTGGCCAGGCCGGGCTTTCTCACCGCGGCGATCCTCGGTTTCGCCCACACCGTCGGTGAGTTCGGCGTGGTGCTGATGATCGGTGGCAACATTCCCGGCAAGACTCAGGTGGCCTCGGTGCAGATCTACAACCACGTGGAAACCATGGAGTACGCCCAGGCCCACTGGCTGGCCGGCGGCATGGTGGCGTTCTCCTTCCTGGTGCTGCTTGCGCTCTACTCCAGCGGCCGCCGCGGCCAGAAGGCCTGGACATGA